From the genome of Buteo buteo chromosome 4, bButBut1.hap1.1, whole genome shotgun sequence:
GGCGGCGTTTAgagaggcggggggggcgggagcGCTCCCCCAGcgcggccccgcggccgccgccccgcAGGCCCCGtcccgtccgtccgtccgtccgtccgtccgttCCCCCCCGTCCCGGTACTCACCCCCCGGGGTGGTGGAGAAGAGGGTGCCGCCGGGGGTGGTGCAGTAGTCCGGGGGGAGCTGAGCCGCGTCGCTGAGGGTCACGGTGCGGGTGGGGATGGCCCGGCTCTGGCTGGGCTGGCGGCCGCCGGCGGACGACATGGCCCCGCGCTATTGTCCCCGCGGAggcggcgcggagcgggcgccgccccccccggccccccccccccgccgccgcctcctccgccgccgccgccggcaggGGGCAGGCGCGGGGGCCGCTGCCCGCGCCCTCCCACGTGGTCTAGCGGTGAGGATTCCTGGCTTTCACCCAGGCGGCCCGGGTTCGACTCCCGGCGTGGGAAGAGACGttagttttgggtttggtggggtttttttggggggggggggtatcttgtcttcccccccctcccgtgCAGGCGGGTCGTCGTGCCCAGGAGTCCTTCCGCCAAAACATTTTTGGCTGAGCCGAGCTGATCAAAGTCACCAGGGAAGGGGACGAGCTGATCAAAGTCACCACCAGAAAAAAGGGACGCATCCCCGTATCCCAAATGCACCAACCCAAAAAGTTGGGAATCCCGTGCCCCAAGGGCTACGCCATCCCCAGATCATCAGGAAAGGGGACGCATCCCCAAATGCCAAAGTACCAACCCAGAAAGTTGGGAATCCTGTGCTCCACATCACCAGGAAAGGGGATGTATCCTCATACCCCGTACCAGGAAAGGGAATGTATCCTCATATCCCATACCAGGAAAGGGGATATATCCCCATATCCCAAACATACCATCCTGGAAATTTGGGAATCTCATACCCTGAGGGCCATGCcagccacagcacagcctccctccctccctccctccctcggGAACGCTGATCCCGCTGGTTATTTTTAGCATCCCTCTCCTGAGAGGCCGGAGCGGCTGGTTTCTTCCTCCAGCCGTGGATCCCCCCGGTCGAAGCGCGTCCCCGGCGGGACCGGGCGCCCGCATGCAGAAAAAGATGGGCGAGGCGGTGGCCCGGGTGGCCAGGAAGGTGAACGACACGGTGGAGAACAAAACGGATTCCCTTGGTAAGCCCAGCACTCCGGCTTGGCTCCCGCTTGGGGCCCAGAGAAGGATCAGGTATCCGGGAGCAGGGCTctattttttgctgctgtggtCTAAAAAAAGCTGTTGGGCACCCTTCTGGGTGCTGCACCCAGggctcccgcagccccggggaagGGAAAGGCTCCCCCAAAGGGCTCTCAGCCTCCCCAAAGCTTGAGTGGGTTCCCAGCGATGGCACATAATCCCACGGGACATGCCCCAGGGATAAAGTCTTTCCTTGCAAGCGATGGCAGGAGCCACACCTTTCCCTGCATTGCCTTGTCAgatttgtgtttttctgcattttccccGTTTCTAGCTAATATTCAAGACCCACGCATGGTTCATCaaaagagagagatgaaagCTGCTCATTTTTATTCATGCTGGATTCCCGACCCTGGGGTATTAAATCGGCGTACGCTGAGAGTCAGAGCTTCATTGCTCAGCCTCTTGATGTCCTCCTGAGTGAGACGATAAGCAGGGGAGGACCGAGCTTATGCAGCCCCCACCGTGGCTGTGGgaagggagcaggcagcagagcccgGGCTGAGCATCACGGGGCCAGGATACAGGTTTTCCATCCCCTGGCACGTCCTGGGAGGGGAAACAGAGACAActcagagcaaaacaaaaatgccgACAGGTGAGAAGCAGAGTCGaatccttttcccctccccgcTGCTTGCCACGGGGCAAGCACCCATCACCATGGGAAATCCAGCCAGGAGCATGCCCAGGAAAAGCCTTGCTCCATGCCCATCCCAGTCAGCGGTGGAGGAGGCATCCCTGCGCTGCTCGACCATCCCCAGGGGCTTAGGGACACAGGGGAAGGGGATTACCCCTAAGTTAAGTTAAGTTGTGAAGTTATTAGGCACGGACAGGCTGACTGAGGGTTTTCAAAAGGACATTGCAGCATGGAAGTATTTGCAATGTGATTTAGGGTTGAACACGCCTAAGGCAGAACAGCCTTAGCATTGCTGATGGGAACAGACTCTTGGTGCTTGCAGAGGTGACTGCAAAGATCCCTGCAATGGAGAGAAGTATGGCAGAtgaacatggtttagtgggtatggttgatggttggactcgatcttgaaggtcttttccaacctataTGGTTCTATGATTAATGGCAGCCATGGGTGGCGGCAGCCATGGGTGGCAGCACCCAGACAGGAAAATCGAGCATTAAGGGGTAGAAAAGAAGATGGCAAGCATTGCTCCTTCCCCACTGGGGTGCGTTGTAAGGTGCCTGGGTCTCTCCGGGGGCAGATCTGGCCAACTGCAAGCTGATGACCTTCCCAGTCGGCATCTACAAAGCCATGAGGAGCGTCACCGAGGGGATCCACCGCATCTCCCTGGCGAACAACGAGCTGAAGTCCCTCACCAGCCGATTCGTCACCACCTTCAGCCAGCTGAGAGGTAAGGGACAGCCCCACTGCTTCACAACAGCCACTTCCAAACCCCTGGGACCCAGCAAAGAGCCCTAATGTGGCTGCAGAGGGAGCACAGCACCGGAGAGTTTCCCCACCGCAGTGTTTGCTCCTCTGTGCTCGCACCTCATTCCAAGCACTAGGTTCAGACCCCccaaaatccatttttctttacCCTTTCTGGTCCTTGCAGGAAGGGGGCACTGGTTTTGCTCTCACCCACCCTCCCAAACTCGTGCCCTGCCACCTTCCAGCTGCTTTCAGTAGtggccaggctgctgcagggtcACTCATCATCCTCCGGCTCTCTCCAAGAACGGGGCTGGGGATGAAAGAAGACAGGAAAGGCAGCCTGGGCATAATGGTGCATGGCAGAGATGGGGCATTTCAGGCTGCAGAAGGCATGCTGGCTTGCTGCTGGCTAATTAGCCCCCATCATGAGACATCAGTGATAGCTGCTCACTCTCCACTCACTGCAGGAGATGGGGACGGTCATCAGTGCATGGACGGTGCCACGGGGACACATCTCTGTGGAGCCCAGTGAAAGCAGCTAGAAGCTAATCTGCTAAAACATGCTCATGCAAGCATCCAGAGCCGTGGTTTTGAACACTGGGGGCTGCACCAGGGCtttgcctgcctgcagcagcaccaggggCTCTGgcagctttttaaagcaaatattttgctcATACAATGTACTGCACGAGTGCTGCTGTGGTAGGGGTCCGGGGAGGCTTCCCGTGTTGTCTTGGAGCATCATCCGTGAAAACTCCCCTaggctggagaaaagaaacatgtcGAGCAAAGgaaatcaattttctttttctagacaGCACAGCAAGCCccgaggagaaaaaaaaggtctcATTTCCCATCAGGGATTTTACTTCGCCAGTGAACAAATCACTCTGATGATGAACATGCTGGGCCTCAGCAGGGCTGTTGCAGGCGAGAGAtgtcctggggctggggacagccttGCACCAGCCTGAATAAGGCAGGACCTATAAATACCAGGTATTAGCAGGGGCAGGGCAGCTTGCATGGATATTTATAGAGCAGAAAGCCCTGTGTCACTGGAGAAGTGTGCTGGGACAGCAGGATTTGGGTTCCTGTTCCCATGGCTAATGGCCTCTCATGCAGGAGCACTGCTCCTGGCCCCACAGGAGCTCATTTCTGGGGAGGGGAATGTATCACAGAGGGTTAAACTCTGtagaacagattatttttcacatataaatacatttcttccaCCACTCTGTTTATACCTCAGAAGGGGTTCAGGCACATGAAGATAGTAAACTAGCCTTAAGCCATGACAAATATCCATCGGGGAGAGAATTGCACTGACTCCACTAAGAAATATTGCTTATTTCTACAGCCCCTGCTTGCAAAATGCTGCACAGGTTTCATTAGGAAAGCCTGAGGAAGCCAAGAACCATATCGCTTCTAAGAGCAGTATTCACAGCAGGCAAAATTACAATGGCAAACCATAGAGATGAGCAAGAAATCCCATTTTTGGACTTGGAATCCCATTGCTGAACCTGGTAGCCCATGGGGGAGAGAAGCTGTAAATTAAGCTATGCATTAATTATTTTCCCGTCTTTTACCCCCCCATGCCACcacctctctcctctcttccccaaaCCACAGAGCTCAACCTGGCAGGCAACTACCTGCACCGCCTGCCCGAGGaggtcacctccctgctgcatcTCCGGGCCATCAACCTCTCCCGCAACAGGTTTCAACGTTTCCCTGAGCCCCTGGCCACCGTCGCAACCCTGGAGACCATCGACCTGGAAGAGAATGAGATCGCAGGTGAGAAGGAGCTTTTTCCACTGGAGGGGAGGATGAGCATCACCCCGAGGCAATCGCACTTCCCACGGGCGATGCCGATCCACatccctgggcagggagggatgctggCTTGAAGTTTTGCTTGTGGTCCACCATCCCCTGCGGATGCAGCCGGGCCAAGGGATGGCTTAGTGATCCAGCAAAAGGAGCATGAGTTTGGCAGGGGGAGGGACACATGAGTGCCGAGGAGATGCTAAATAGACAGAACCTCATTAGCCACTTGCTCTTGCTAATGCCTCCCAGGATGAAGCTGTTGCAGGCGTAGGCGGAAATCAAGCCCCATTCGAGCCGCCCTATCCACCATGCTTCTCAAAGGCAACTCCAGCTGTGACTCAAAATCAccagatttaataaaaaatagacCTGACTGCAGAACTCGGCCCCAGGGATGCTGAGCTGGGATGTTTGCTGCCAGGCAAAGCAAGGGCACAAGCCTACCTGAAAATTCCCAGAGCAAATAGGAGCCGTAACACTACAAaatcccctaaaaaaaaaagaaattaaaggaatgGTAAGAGCCACCCATCCCTTGaccctgcagcaggaggaaaatctTTCATACGCAAAGCTGAAGCCTTTGGAGTCCCTGAAAGCTGGGCAAAAGGGGCAGCTGTTGCACATAGATAAAAGGGGATTTATTTAGGAGCGATCTTTCAaagagcccaggctggagcatcCCACAGCCCATGCAGATCCCTGGGGAGGCGAATATCAAGTCCACTCAATTTTGCTGTTTTATCTGGGAtagcttcagctgctgctgggaaagctGCTCCCTGCACCACAAGTTTTATTAACAGCATCAGCTGCTCCCTGGCCATGCGTGTAGAAACACAAGATATTAAATACTGCTTCCATGAGAGTCAGCAGAAGATGTGGTTTTTCCTCaccccttttttctctcccacctCCCGGAGAGAGCTGTCTCACTCTTAGTTCCCTCCATCATTTTTTGAGCTTAATTGGCCAACTTCAATCGGACCTGGTCTCCAAACAGCATATTTCCCACTTGTTTTACGCAAGCAGGCTGCTGCAAGAACAGAATAcagtttctgttgctttttttcccctgcttaaATGCAGGGAGGAAAGGATGCATCAGGGGTTATACCCAGCTGGCTTAATCCTGGAGGAGAGGGCAGCTAGAACACCCAGCTGCCAGGCTCAGTCACCTCCCACCAGGCTCCCCTTAGCTGCAGTTATTAGACTcaggaaaaataacaacaggGACAAAATTAACAATTTCAAGTTAAATGTGTTAGGGCCATATCTTAGTAACAAGCATGGTGCTGTCTGGCTGCAGAAATAAGTAAGATTAGCCTATTTTGTGCACTTTCTGAAAAGAGGTAGATATTAGAAAGCCGGGGTGTTGCAGCCcatttttccaaggaaacaaTCTGGGCGATCACATCactcctgccagcccttcccaaaTACCCCCAGGCTCATCTGCACAGGAGTTTGCATTTATAGATATATGCATTTTTCTATATTATCTGCAAgcttatatttatatatacacctTTTCCCCTTCTATATTATCTGCAAGCttgtatttatatacacatcTTTTCCCCCCATGCTAGCCTGGCACAACAGGGGAAGGAGAGTTGAGGAGAGTGCATCAGCTTGAACTTAACTGGcacaaattttgtttttctgtaacagcCAAGTAGGATTTGAGCCCTTCACACTCATTTTACTCCAGAAGATCTTGGGCCAGGCTGGAGGAGATGgcatcttctcttttctcccgCTGCATGCTTATATGGCTCACCCACTACAGCAGGCTGAGGAGCCTGTTTTGGCAGCAGGGTCTGACAAGGAACTACTAGCACATCCTTGGAGAAGCTCTTGAGATAGCTGAAAGTTCACCCAGGTGCCATTCTCCAGCAACAATACCTGCACACCTCCAGCCAGCCCAGCATGAGAAGGAGCTACCCCAGTAGcacaaaagctgccttttaTAATTTGGGACCCAGGTTACCCCACTTAGCCCAATAACGAGTTGAGGACCCTGCTGCAGATAAAAGACCAGTAGGCAAGAAAAGGATGGTTTACAGATTAGGGGTGGGAGATGGAGGTTGGGGAAGGACTGGGGCTTTCTCCATCAGCATAAATGTTGCAGAAGGTCTGGTTTGTGGTGCTGGTCCTGCCTGTCCTCTGCTCTCTCAGGGATGCTGAAGGAGCTGATAGCAGGGCtgcaaactgcatttaaaagcaCCTGCTGAAAGAAGACTGAGTCACCTACTAAGACATATTGAACTGGAGATGGTAGGTAATGTTTTCCAGCTGAAGGGAAACAGGAGTAAAAGGAGATTAATTAATGGCTGCCTGGAGTCTGTGGGCTCTGTAAAAGGAGACATTTAGTGCCATGAGCTGCCCTTTTCATCTCAATGAGCTCTTAACTATGGAGTGTAATTATGTATATATTAATGTCAGTGCTTTTAACTCTTTCCCTGCTAATCAGAGTTATATCAAATTAGCATTTTCGGCTCCCAAGTCTATGGGGATTTTTTGGTGCCTGAAGCTTTGGTTTCCCTTCCTCTTATTCCTCGATGAATGGCTTAATGCAGAAGATGTTGAGACAGCAAGGGGGATGCTGGAGATCACTACTGAGGCTGGGCAGGTCACTGCTGGGGGCAACTGTGGCTAATTTTGTCCTTATGAGCATCAAAGAAAACCACTCTTAATTTGGGATAATGGCATGGAAAATTCATCTTTGTTAATAGCCACAGAGGAGCCAGTGAGTGGGTTTCCACCCGTGGCTTAGGAGgaggctggcaggagctggtggCCACCAAAGGATGCAGGTAATGCTGAAAGGTGACTGGGAAGCAGCTCCGCTGATCTGAGCAGGGTCCTTCCCCCTTCAATTTGCAGCTGTACGTGGCTGCGAGACCTTCGGGGCTGTTAGTGTTCATTACCCAGCTCCTCAGATGCCTCAGCAGCCCTTTCATATCCATCTCCTCAGATGCCTTGGCAGCCCTTTCATCTGAAGGAGCTAGGTTTTTCACTCACTTATTATCATATCCTGATCTGAGAAAATTACTGTTTGCTTTAATTATGaagaagcctttttttcccccccttttttgccTAACTGGTAAAGCCAGCATAAATAATTCAGGCTCAAACACAAGTGCCTTATCCATTGGGGAGCCGGCAAGTGATGCTTTGGGTTGCTTATAGAGGCGTTTGTGGTTCCCCCGGCACAGCTGTATAGCTATAGGCTGTACTGCGTGCCCTGCCTGTCGCTTCATGCCGGGGTGAGTCACCGCTCCTTACCTTGAATTAAGCTGCAGACCTGGGCTGCTCCCACCCTGGGCAAGGCTTGCTCCCTGAAATACTTTCCTTCACTCCCTAAATTTAAGCAAAGTGGGGGTTTATCACTCTGCATAGCCTTAGAAGCTCATTAAACAGGacaatctataaaaaaaaagatttttgtgcatcaaggcggggggggggaatgcaACATGATACAGAGGAGTGGTGGTGAACAAATCCACCATAAAGAAgaggtataaaaaaaatccatgtgaaGCTTAGCCTTACGAGAGAGATGCGCTGCTAAAAAATGTGCCTTATGAGAGAGATGCGCTGCTAAAAAATGtgtattacagaaaataacactGCTCTctggaagggagagaaaaaaagccatcaagGTGTTTGAATCTTTTTCCAGCATAAAATAAGTTTCATGGTTTAAAAGTTGTATAATCACAACACTGCAATTCTGCTCCAAAtattagcaggaaaaaaaaaaaaggcgctgGGGATATAAAGGGCTCTTGTCATTTTGGTGGCCAAATTAAACAGAAACTGTTCTTGGTGAAGTCAGGTGGGTGGGCTTTTCAAGCCCAAAACATTGTGATTTgtaacaaaaaccaaaatctaTCATCTTCTAATGATCTTAATGGTTAGGTTTTCGTATTGATCTCGTTCCTCTGCTCTCAGTGGATTCACGTTGGGACCATCCATGAGACCTGCAccttttttttcacataaaaagGGTTTCCTTTAGAAACCCTTTCTAAAGGAAAACATCCAAATTTATGGAAATTGCAAAATGGGAGGGTGTCTGACAATGGCCGACAGCCATTTTGCAGCCTGTCCAGCCAGGGCAAACAGCATGTGCTCTCACATTACCCTGGCCAGGGCTCCTGGGCATTGCAACACTGGGAATAAAATAAGGGAATAAGTCTTTGAATACTGGTTTAGCACcccagcaggttttttttaggACTGGGAGAACTGGAGGGCAGGGTCCACATTTAATATCGTGGTGTTGGCACCTTACCAAGATGTTTGAATTGTCATATAATTTAGCATTATTTGATGATGTTTCTGGTTCGATAAAAGCCTGGAGACCGGCGGGAGCAGGGTTTGCTCTGGGGCTGCCCATCGAGCCACGGCTTTCTCCCACTTTGCTGCTCTGAATTCCCTCCCTGGCGGCTGACGCTGGGGTGGACGTTCACCTCTCGGTGCTTTCTTTTGCAGAGGTGCCGGTGGAGAAACTGGCCTCCATGGCATCATTGCGGAGCCTCAACCTGCGGGCAAACCCCGTCGGCCCCGAGGTGCGGCTCCTCGTCCGTCCCCTCGTCCCCTTCGACCTGCTGCTGTCACCGGAGGAGCCTGTCCCCAAAGCCTGAGAGGGTCTCGGGGTGCCCAGGCGAGCTCTCCCGAGGGGCGACTGCCTGCAAGAGTGGTTTGGTTTAGGTCAGTCCCTGCTACGCCGCTGTTTCTGTCCCAAACCTGCAGTGAGGCAGCCagtccctttttttccttaataaaaagcaagcagCGGGGCTCCTCCGTGAAGGGGATGGCTCTGCCAGCTCCCGAGCTGGGGAATCACCCGCTTTGTGTTTTGCCAAGCGCTTGGGGAGGAAGTGGAGCCGAAATGTGCGCGGGGCAAGGTTTGGGTAAAATTGGGGGAGTTGGATGCTTGGCTGCATCCATCCTGCCTGGCCAGTGATGAGGAGCATCTGCTGTCGTAGTCCAGGGCTGGGTGGTGGGGGATGTCCCTGCAGCCATAAGGTTCCCCCTTGAACTCCTGATATGGCAATGTGCCATGTGcctgattaaatattttcctgttacatgtggaggggttttttgtttttttgtatttgctaaATCTGAGTTACCAGTTGTCTTCTCCTTAAAGAAGCCCCTTTGCAGATCCCcacagctgctggctgcagctcagGCTGACGCCTCTGGCTGGATTCTGCCCGAGCAGTATTTCTCTGGATTTCCCcagggaaatttttttttccccatggtttTTCATCATGGAAATCAAAGCAACCCAGTGTCAGTGGGTGCCCGCATGCTGCTCACCGCATGGGTGTCCCCAGAGGCGTACACCTACCTCCTGGGTGCTGTGGGTCTTCAGGACgtgctgttttctcttccaggaagaaaagggCTGTGGGGGTCAGGATACGGCCCAGGGAATGTGGGTCCTTGGTGGCAGGGAGGCCACTGCTAGGCACATTGGTGTCCCTTGGcagctggctgcctgcaaaTAAACTCCTGGGAAAAATCCCAGGCGTTATCTCAAAATTCCTTGTTTAAACATCTCCTGTGTTTGCTCCTTTGCGTTTTTAAGGGACAAACGCTTCCCAATGGTGTGGGCTGGCTGGGGGCAGCCAGGAATGGTTAATCCTGGAAATATTTGACTTCTAGACTTGCCAAAGCCAAACTTTGGTAAAAGACCATGGTAAAAGGGGGTTTGTTAATGTCGGCAATGGTGGAGGAGCCGGAGTTGAGGGATGCAGCTTTGGGCCAGGACCAGCATCCCTAAGGaccctgctgcttttccccaccGCATGGGTCATTTACATGGTGGGGGGAGGACTGGGGTCCTCACCCACTTGTGTTGGGGTTCCCGGCATGttcccccacatccccccagGGACGGGCAGAAGCGCTGCTGGGGACACCGGCCATCAGCTGGAGGAGAGAGACCCACCAAGTGCCACCGTTAGCGTGGGGACCTCGGGGGTGGCGAGGGGGACGCAGAGCCCGACCCCCCCCAGGGAGCAAACCTGCTCCGGCTCTTTCCTTGCCCCCCCCGTGGGCTGTCCCCCCACCTCaggcgtggggaggggggggtgccTGTGCATACCCCGGTATCCATGGCGATGGGAGGCTGTCCACCCCCCCCACGccatcccacctccccccccaccaccacctccgcTGCAGCCGCCGAGCAGCCGCAACCGGTGCGGCGGCACCGGCATCGCGGTACCGGCACCGGGGCTCAGCCCCGGGAAGGGGGGACCGGAGGAGGGACGGGGACAAACTGGTCcccgtccccccgtcccccccccccgcgcccgcATGCCGGCGATGCAGCCCCCGGAGCCAGGTCGGGCCGGCGGAGGTGAGTACCAAgacctgatttattttattttatccctAAAAAAAGGTGTCTacccacccccccaagcccctaTTCCATCAGCCCAGCCTTTCCCCGCAGTGGTTtcccccagccaggcagggtGGTGGGTGGtccattgcccccccccccccccccggctgctgGCCCCCCCATGTCCCTTATCACGGCGTCCAAGATGTCAGCGCTGAACGGAGGATGTCTCCATCCATCCAGCACCGAGCCAGGTGCTCGGCACccccttattttcctttcctcgTCTTCCGCCTCACTTTTGAAACCGCCTGTCATTCTTCACCCATAGGACACCCACCTCCCGCTTAATGCTGCAAGACACTGCAGCCCAAAGAGGTAAAGTCCGGCAAAGTTTCGGGCTTAATATCGCAGGTTTCGGGCAACCTCATTACAGTCTTTGCTATCGCTTCTGCTAACGAAGGTGGTTCGTGTGGGTGTACCTGATGCCGACTGGCCGCAGCACCTTGCCCCAGCAGTCCCGATGCTTCCTTGCCTCTCTGAGaggctccttctcccatgcCTGCAAACCCCCCCTTTCTGAAGCCCCGCTGGCAACGTGTTGGCCGAATCCTGCACCCAGGACAGGGGTACAGAGGCTGGAGAGGGCCTCCTTGCATGCCGGAGCCTCGGGGAAGCTGGTGGTCCGGCGGTTGGGAAAAGGATCTTGGCTCGTGAGCTGGGCACCGGCacaggggtggggggatgaTACGGCCACCCCCCACgcagcagctttgcagtgcTTTCTCAGAGCAGGGCTGACCTGCAGGCGGTTAGGCTGAGCCTCGAAGCAAAAATATGCCTTTGCTTGCCTTAAAATCGCAGCCTGGGTTTGCCCAGAGTAAATCCCGTCACcgctgcaggcagctcctgcctgcccctggcATCCTCTCGCATCTCTGCCTGCGTAAAGCTGGGGAAACCCAAGGGTGGGTgctgcacagagctgctcctcctGTTAAATCTGTAGCGACAAAACGCCCTCCACCCCTCCATCAGAAGCTCTCAGGGTCCCAGATAACGATCATCATTATGTATAATTATCACTTTATATgtaaagggagggcagggtcTCTTCTGCCCCAGCCCATCTCCCTTGGGTACTGTGGCTTTGCCGGGGAGAACGTTTTAGGCAACCTCAGACTGCAAACCTCAACCtcaaggagaagcagcagcagacaccTGAGAAGCAGAGACATTCCCAGGCTGGCCGTGCTGGGGACCACACAGACACAGCTCCCGCATGGCCGGAGCGTTGCGGTGTCGGGACATGGATTTCTCTTCCTTGCTCACCcctaaaaaaaatcccatgagAACAGGCTGTCTTCT
Proteins encoded in this window:
- the LRRC20 gene encoding leucine-rich repeat-containing protein 20 isoform X2 — translated: MQKKMGEAVARVARKVNDTVENKTDSLDLANCKLMTFPVGIYKAMRSVTEGIHRISLANNELKSLTSRFVTTFSQLRELNLAGNYLHRLPEEVTSLLHLRAINLSRNRFQRFPEPLATVATLETIDLEENEIAGMLKELIAGLQTAFKSTC
- the LRRC20 gene encoding leucine-rich repeat-containing protein 20 isoform X1, which produces MQKKMGEAVARVARKVNDTVENKTDSLDLANCKLMTFPVGIYKAMRSVTEGIHRISLANNELKSLTSRFVTTFSQLRELNLAGNYLHRLPEEVTSLLHLRAINLSRNRFQRFPEPLATVATLETIDLEENEIAEVPVEKLASMASLRSLNLRANPVGPEVRLLVRPLVPFDLLLSPEEPVPKA